Proteins encoded by one window of Porphyromonas vaginalis:
- a CDS encoding SprT-like domain-containing protein, translated as MIITTDILAERFEEYNKLYFDDELPTPDFFLLKSYSKLGMFRFIEIPSRRKIKYVKILISCYYDWTEEQLRSVLVHEMIHYYVERNYFHNGQPQHGELFTNKMNELNEKYDLNITVVTDIDKFKVAKGSPILPRIAAFFTTLRY; from the coding sequence ATGATTATAACGACAGATATACTTGCAGAGCGCTTTGAGGAGTACAACAAGCTGTACTTTGATGATGAGCTACCTACGCCAGACTTTTTTCTGCTGAAGTCATACTCCAAGCTGGGTATGTTTCGCTTCATTGAGATACCAAGTAGACGTAAGATCAAGTATGTGAAGATCCTGATCTCTTGCTACTATGACTGGACGGAAGAGCAGCTACGTAGCGTACTCGTGCATGAGATGATACACTACTATGTGGAGCGCAACTACTTTCACAATGGTCAACCGCAGCATGGGGAGCTCTTTACCAATAAGATGAATGAGCTAAATGAGAAGTATGACCTAAACATCACGGTGGTCACAGATATAGATAAGTTCAAGGTAGCTAAGGGGTCGCCCATACTGCCACGGATAGCGGCCTTCTTTACTACGCTCCGCTATTAG
- a CDS encoding TonB-dependent receptor: protein MTESHLPAKDRKAMTESSFPVMDRKTTFVRLILSLLLVVSSTVASIAQERIGTVTGEVTTTTGEALVNAVVLFTSSQDSTHCFPAVCDGNGHFYQELPLGAYSYRVSYLGANYTPERNQVEVSKEPTNPLSIVIAPAAQALDEVVVVAKRPFVSYSGGVARYNLLANPAAIGGNLLDGLKLIPGVQVEERGGLSVYGFYTLTVAVNGRILRLSPEEVQAYLSSLSVEDAERIELIRHPGPEYGVQSGAILNVITKGNPREGLNAFISADASYRRKVSEGGRLKLNYNKDNKRSYVAYQVFDNRRLESLTTTLGADTTSTSPHRGQAMQAGFEWQISPQQLFDIRLHGSLSDEHIDYSRGYHTDMRRMVGAVNLYHSLSADSWVWKSYADYTSSSNHRTYSHSDSELQDRYHYLRLSTNYTYRFTPSLVGLLGVTQNNIWFATQAPTAPNKVNERYYESNSSAYVTLRYHKGALDSYGGVQLNYDHRTSQAQGTRLLSDQAVRWQPYLNVAYEIARNHRLALSLQTYYQRPALRDLMPYTSYAGFLYRVGNDRLQSSMRHNLALNYSYRRAAMLEVNLSNEQRPIVEYLTPYQGGYAITKGNLDYSRYLRIVAGAPIPIIYRDNGLQWMATTYLAWHLQRDKGTIDGSECDRTFHAYYLQHKQSLNFPAQWYLDAQITYYSPLFVGVYKTQSQWWINLSISKRIASWKLSLSCYDLLNSNVARGEIMGLSQPIAFVQNWYSPKVTLSISCTLGNKRLKSSSRQTVNSESRLTDSANEGLSFSKP, encoded by the coding sequence ATGACCGAAAGCCACCTCCCTGCGAAGGATCGTAAAGCGATGACCGAAAGCTCTTTCCCTGTGATGGATCGTAAGACGACGTTCGTGAGACTCATACTTTCACTTCTCCTCGTGGTGTCCTCGACCGTGGCATCGATCGCACAAGAGCGCATCGGCACCGTGACTGGGGAGGTGACCACGACAACGGGCGAGGCTCTGGTCAATGCTGTGGTTCTCTTCACCAGTAGTCAGGACTCCACGCACTGCTTCCCCGCTGTCTGTGATGGGAATGGGCACTTTTACCAAGAGCTACCCCTCGGAGCTTATTCGTATAGAGTCTCTTACCTCGGCGCCAATTATACCCCTGAGCGAAATCAAGTAGAGGTGAGCAAGGAGCCTACAAACCCTCTGAGCATCGTCATAGCGCCTGCCGCTCAAGCACTCGATGAGGTGGTCGTAGTTGCCAAGCGTCCATTTGTCTCATATAGTGGCGGTGTGGCTCGCTATAACCTTTTGGCTAATCCAGCAGCCATCGGCGGGAATCTTTTGGACGGGCTCAAGCTAATCCCTGGAGTACAAGTGGAGGAGCGTGGAGGGCTCTCTGTCTATGGCTTCTACACACTCACGGTAGCTGTCAATGGTCGTATACTACGACTCTCCCCTGAGGAGGTCCAAGCTTACCTCAGCTCTCTGAGCGTGGAGGATGCCGAGCGGATCGAGCTCATTCGCCATCCAGGACCCGAGTATGGTGTGCAGAGCGGTGCCATCCTCAACGTCATCACAAAGGGAAACCCTCGAGAGGGGCTCAATGCTTTTATCTCGGCCGACGCAAGCTATCGGAGGAAGGTGTCGGAGGGCGGTCGGCTCAAGCTCAACTATAATAAGGATAACAAGCGAAGCTACGTAGCGTACCAAGTCTTTGACAATCGTCGTCTAGAGTCCCTCACGACTACGTTAGGTGCTGACACAACGAGCACATCGCCTCATCGTGGACAGGCTATGCAGGCGGGCTTTGAGTGGCAGATCTCTCCACAGCAGCTCTTTGACATACGGCTGCACGGATCGCTCTCTGATGAGCATATAGACTATAGTCGGGGGTATCACACCGATATGAGACGTATGGTCGGGGCCGTCAATCTCTATCACTCCCTCTCTGCAGATAGTTGGGTCTGGAAGAGCTACGCCGACTACACCTCCAGTAGCAATCATCGCACCTACTCTCACAGTGACAGCGAGCTACAAGATCGGTATCACTACCTTCGTCTATCAACGAACTATACCTACCGCTTTACCCCTTCACTAGTCGGACTCCTCGGGGTAACGCAAAACAATATCTGGTTTGCGACACAAGCCCCCACAGCTCCCAACAAAGTCAATGAGCGATACTATGAGAGCAACAGCTCTGCTTATGTCACGCTGCGCTACCACAAAGGAGCACTCGACAGCTACGGTGGAGTACAGCTCAACTACGACCACCGTACGAGCCAAGCTCAGGGGACTCGCCTACTATCTGACCAAGCGGTGCGCTGGCAACCCTACCTCAATGTTGCCTACGAAATAGCGCGCAACCATCGTCTAGCACTCTCCTTGCAAACTTACTACCAGCGTCCTGCGCTAAGAGATTTGATGCCGTATACCTCCTATGCGGGATTTCTCTATCGTGTCGGCAATGATCGTCTGCAAAGTAGTATGCGCCACAACCTTGCGCTCAACTACAGCTACCGACGGGCTGCGATGCTAGAGGTAAACCTCTCCAACGAGCAGCGCCCCATCGTCGAGTATTTGACGCCATATCAAGGAGGCTATGCCATTACCAAAGGGAATCTAGATTATAGTCGCTACCTGCGTATCGTAGCGGGGGCACCCATACCTATCATCTACCGAGACAACGGCTTGCAGTGGATGGCCACCACTTATCTAGCTTGGCACTTGCAGCGTGACAAGGGGACTATAGACGGGAGCGAGTGCGACCGCACCTTTCACGCATACTATCTCCAGCACAAGCAGTCGCTCAACTTCCCTGCTCAGTGGTACCTTGACGCTCAGATCACCTACTACAGTCCGCTATTTGTCGGAGTCTACAAGACTCAGAGCCAGTGGTGGATCAATCTATCTATTAGCAAGCGCATCGCCTCTTGGAAGCTCTCCCTCTCGTGCTACGACCTGCTGAATAGCAATGTGGCACGGGGCGAAATCATGGGGCTCTCCCAGCCGATAGCCTTCGTCCAGAACTGGTACAGTCCGAAAGTCACGCTTAGCATCAGTTGTACGCTAGGCAATAAGCGCCTCAAGAGCTCTAGCCGTCAGACAGTCAATAGCGAGTCTCGTCTCACCGACTCGGCCAACGAGGGGCTCTCATTTAGCAAGCCTTAA
- the ahpC gene encoding alkyl hydroperoxide reductase subunit C — MQPIINSNLPEFKVPAYTKSKGFHEVSNEDLKGRWSVLFFYPGDFTFVCPTELADLADNYAEFQQIGVDIYSVSTDSHFVHKAWQDASEAVKKVQYTMLADMRFELARAFGVMIEEAGQAYRGTFLIDPDGKVRVAEIHDNGIGRDAQELLRKVRAAQFIYEHPGEVCPAKWRQGDATLKPSIDLVGKI, encoded by the coding sequence ATGCAACCTATTATCAATAGCAACTTACCTGAGTTCAAAGTACCCGCATATACCAAGTCCAAGGGCTTCCACGAGGTCTCTAACGAGGACCTCAAGGGGCGCTGGAGCGTACTCTTCTTCTATCCTGGCGACTTCACCTTCGTATGTCCTACGGAGCTAGCTGACCTCGCCGACAACTATGCTGAGTTTCAGCAGATCGGCGTGGACATCTACTCTGTGAGCACTGACTCGCACTTCGTTCACAAGGCTTGGCAGGATGCCAGCGAGGCGGTCAAGAAGGTTCAGTACACGATGCTCGCTGATATGCGCTTCGAGCTGGCTCGCGCCTTCGGCGTGATGATCGAGGAGGCTGGACAGGCTTACCGTGGCACTTTCCTCATTGATCCAGACGGCAAGGTGCGTGTGGCTGAGATCCATGACAACGGCATAGGCCGTGACGCTCAGGAGCTACTGCGCAAGGTGCGCGCGGCTCAGTTTATCTATGAGCACCCAGGCGAGGTGTGCCCCGCTAAGTGGAGACAAGGCGATGCCACTCTCAAGCCTAGCATAGACCTAGTTGGTAAGATCTAA
- the ahpF gene encoding alkyl hydroperoxide reductase subunit F — protein MRLDQDTLQQLQSIFASLKHRYTLRAKAPEGDHYGELEQLLGDFASTSPQLSLEMSVGDKLSVEILRDDQPTGITFRAIPSGHEFSSLILAIYNADGQGKNLPDAAICDKIRSLRKPIHLRSYISLSCTNCPDVVQSLNLITLIAGEGVTHEMVDGALYTEEAKELNISAVPTVYLGDQVLHIGKSSLGELLGKLADAVGVEPSSATAARKEYDQIVIGGGPAGAAAALYSARKGLHVALVADRMGGQVNETTAIENVPSVLHTTGTQLAEDLRQHVLHYHVEILEQRHVEQIKLVDTQKEVVTSLGETLVAPQVIIATGASWRKLGVPGEAEHIGRGVAFCPHCDGPFFKGQDIAVVGGGNSGIEAAIDLAGICKHVTVLEFMESLKADTVLQEQLAKLPNVTVHTNVATEEVIGDGSKVSALRIAPRDGSAPFELAVAGVFVQIGLKANTDVFDGLVERNRMGEIVIDDHCRSSVPGIYAAGDCANIPYKQVVIAMGEGAKAALSAFDDRIRTKG, from the coding sequence ATGAGACTAGACCAAGATACCTTACAGCAACTGCAAAGCATCTTTGCCTCGCTAAAGCACCGATACACGCTCAGAGCGAAGGCTCCCGAGGGTGATCACTACGGAGAGCTAGAGCAGCTCCTCGGCGACTTTGCCTCAACCTCTCCGCAGCTATCGCTAGAGATGAGCGTGGGCGACAAGCTGAGCGTGGAGATACTGCGTGACGACCAGCCCACGGGGATAACCTTTAGGGCGATCCCCTCGGGGCATGAGTTTAGCAGTCTGATACTAGCCATATACAATGCGGATGGTCAGGGGAAGAACCTCCCCGATGCGGCTATCTGCGACAAGATCCGTTCGCTACGCAAGCCTATTCATCTGCGTAGCTACATTTCGCTCAGCTGTACCAACTGCCCCGACGTGGTGCAGAGCCTTAACCTAATCACGCTCATAGCGGGTGAGGGGGTGACCCATGAGATGGTCGACGGAGCTCTCTACACAGAGGAGGCTAAGGAGCTAAACATATCGGCCGTACCGACGGTCTACCTGGGAGATCAGGTGCTACATATAGGCAAGAGTTCGCTGGGTGAACTACTCGGCAAGCTAGCCGACGCTGTCGGTGTGGAGCCATCGTCCGCCACGGCAGCGCGCAAGGAGTACGACCAGATCGTCATCGGTGGAGGCCCGGCTGGCGCAGCTGCTGCGCTATACTCGGCTCGCAAGGGACTGCACGTGGCACTTGTGGCGGACCGCATGGGTGGTCAGGTGAATGAGACGACGGCTATCGAAAACGTCCCCTCCGTGCTTCACACGACAGGTACGCAGCTCGCCGAAGATCTGCGCCAGCATGTGCTACACTACCACGTAGAGATACTAGAGCAGAGACATGTCGAGCAGATCAAGCTGGTCGATACCCAAAAGGAGGTAGTCACCTCACTCGGTGAGACGCTCGTAGCACCGCAAGTGATCATTGCCACTGGAGCCTCCTGGCGCAAGCTGGGTGTACCAGGCGAGGCGGAGCATATTGGTCGCGGGGTGGCCTTCTGCCCGCACTGCGACGGACCATTCTTCAAGGGCCAAGATATAGCGGTCGTGGGCGGTGGTAACTCAGGCATTGAGGCAGCTATCGACTTAGCGGGCATTTGCAAGCATGTGACTGTCTTGGAGTTTATGGAGAGCCTCAAGGCAGACACCGTACTGCAGGAGCAGCTGGCCAAGCTACCGAACGTGACCGTCCACACGAACGTGGCAACGGAAGAGGTCATCGGTGACGGTAGCAAGGTGTCCGCACTGCGCATAGCTCCTCGTGACGGGAGTGCTCCCTTCGAGCTCGCTGTAGCTGGGGTCTTTGTGCAGATCGGACTCAAAGCGAATACGGATGTCTTCGACGGGCTGGTCGAGCGCAACCGTATGGGCGAGATCGTCATCGACGACCACTGCCGTAGCTCAGTGCCTGGCATCTACGCCGCAGGCGACTGTGCCAACATCCCCTACAAGCAGGTGGTGATCGCTATGGGCGAGGGTGCCAAGGCTGCTCTATCCGCCTTCGATGATCGCATTCGCACGAAAGGGTAA
- a CDS encoding metallophosphoesterase family protein, whose amino-acid sequence MRILHLSDTHGYHRRLRDLPAADVVVHSGDFTMHGSADEAEDFINWLCDLDYRYKLFTCGNHDFCMYRATVSGLSDTVHLLYNSGVEIEGVKFYGVPLFVPDCADGRQEQYEADIPLDTDVLVTHRPPYGILDYADQTNYGSATLLRRVHDIKPRLHLFGHIHQQYGVLKRGETIYSNGAMMNESNRSLNAPRLLEI is encoded by the coding sequence ATGAGGATACTACATCTATCTGATACGCATGGCTATCACAGGCGGCTGCGGGATTTGCCAGCGGCAGACGTCGTAGTGCACTCTGGAGACTTTACTATGCATGGTAGTGCAGACGAAGCAGAGGACTTTATCAACTGGCTGTGCGACTTGGACTACCGGTACAAGCTCTTCACCTGCGGCAATCACGACTTCTGTATGTACAGGGCTACTGTGAGCGGACTCAGTGACACGGTACACCTGCTCTACAACTCTGGGGTAGAGATCGAAGGGGTGAAGTTTTACGGAGTCCCGCTGTTTGTGCCAGACTGTGCCGATGGCCGCCAGGAGCAATACGAGGCGGATATACCGCTAGACACAGATGTCTTGGTCACGCATCGTCCGCCCTATGGCATTTTGGACTATGCCGACCAGACCAACTACGGCTCTGCCACACTCCTGCGTCGAGTGCATGATATCAAGCCCCGCCTGCACCTCTTCGGGCATATCCATCAGCAGTATGGCGTGCTGAAAAGAGGTGAGACGATCTATTCGAACGGCGCCATGATGAACGAAAGCAATCGCTCGCTCAATGCTCCTCGGCTGCTTGAGATCTGA